A genomic region of Spodoptera frugiperda isolate SF20-4 chromosome 31, AGI-APGP_CSIRO_Sfru_2.0, whole genome shotgun sequence contains the following coding sequences:
- the LOC126912950 gene encoding uncharacterized protein LOC126912950 isoform X1 gives MCNVTPKKVDVSCSCTKCDSVFCLAKENDAKSCSCEDCSGSKSCLFYSSVGVYGSHSDATNARSPSRTLPGVVSNVARYIASSVVGLVSPQTINSTCCATSTATNDTGTNTIDLYRKLNSPNSKCKMEQIKKTYLTHKKKVNAPVLACNTDICQPDQQDFIHKKTVPSDRTTEIYRTEILKQKLTAEALKPIYVPTSSSDKKPEEQNCTFDKCSKYMLEKLKGYSINLNKKGQVEQIPQATQPIKEPIKPAKTDFEFTHILDSNWNTIEIPGNQYASQNCECIVCVENKKTKDETLVLMNEPPGYILDLPRIKLPKKYFPHSKSCSCEGEKSKSPKKQEQKCASMSKSPQGCTCDNPKPSEAEQYECMKCTESTNVKLETAGYVIDLPINKVPIKESCADKLKKECFPKSTFCSYNCEEQKPLHKVEQNKPKMESKGTSQSQFYSENTEIQNTQELFQVNLEPQLEQVHKDVGKKEGCEFNVPKKMKYESSGYVLELKQYKPTKNAQELVKDVLVTQGNVVNELPNMDMFRIKECECKIKPKSKCELSGCPVPNNAPKQICTDVIPKPKYDDVVCCDKCGSCKNKNEMPEYEMTPEKKKCECSESKLDSSSTTCELPRLVHCMNPEPQDVCGCSEFEKNKRAYTENNSNMNIDCKCRATAKCKSSGYVFELPKYIPCPSARKDSCGCKGLDKNRAGSYGNVFDLPKPSQKRCKCPESTKNMFDVNRIEMSSNITNKNNEKCVCKGTAKCKQSSIPGYVVDLPKSKTECCECPKKLKPIVEKKCDCDDASKNVTNNNQELCPSQDLEKLASKCKVKRPGYILDLPTTTPAKYDCDCREANKQPICMPSPETPKKSCDCPEPEEKIDLSKYIYVIPKPKPQTNCCKCPQTEQNKPTPETKKSSCGCREAKKVDQPKCTPKPERRCECPDTENKVDLTKYVYVLPELPRTPKTKCECPEIKPKATCGCPRETVVCKSKPKSQIDTCKCPISKTPELAMDSSGFVLDLKASSKKGCVCNPSEQNRSELAGYVLELPPCKTTAHKPDKCECTTRKKSISKASQVYRIQTTVMTPETQNICNNMLGKQSDTHELLKHFYTPCSTPMRRTDLCKNILKTQTEAIEILKKVYLPQKESPINSDEPDKNQNLPSDDKTKVACPKECQMTEAEADGAANLLSTAMLSAEVMNMPYTELNDSLGPKQSDMEKPTKLSKYDILKRIEEAYKACSCKVCECIAGKDKTEPCECNECQSYRNQTETKKSNIGMDINSKYQCQSCTTNTRFGSEHGTINHQMCDCKPCNCVDCERSMAKLCACEPCQCLQCKTRSIHQRQTLVVAPVGREENVQRVACSCSPCDCIECGLVHPLPSNVMHEVSTGTNRHALCRCEICLNELCDRGVDSCSCQRRNKVMSKPVEKSTHDFDIRTATTNNNKLLYSRRRRKSSTHNTIAMYAAVPTNYHALTSNDDVSSNDQMCNCDECECLNCVCQEETWKVMNTKSSQLFSSYRTITKSDLNVPSKSILNSYEDCKSLRSCSCQLCKRQYDYSHTSASYFTDDCECKPCECVNCGKHIISDRYPSYMTCQSIKENPNPGNKYKKEMLGIAKPLIKKGEVLTPSTHTFKVQNQALQKENSNALSVSVKEVTSNKSSRQKSPITSICHKLTNESPRLSKQSSGMSPSIKIGSITNANIGDIKKTHIINKNNSIDNEISSYLSGYSSFNTSPIASGHRKSGGCTSPMSRNKYKSWESSCNSSGHDYPEYLIQFPQSTLDTGLNDVMELNSNQTKSSDKSNLSPKRYSNYNIDKLSHDDVSTRENTNTFNFERTSNKQNEFKKSQQRQKYYDSNNNCDEMSSFRDLPEHADELAISSQFYKLEMKNKSNYHKNKNIKHITDKDNLRDPRYLTDSRYSLKNDGKKKNDFNLNNKFNDFHRTRKVFDSNIVQKKTASAVLPVPREGHNLWHPKCVPHPFLINNTDIINAADLKRVRKTLKEAKEFSLELMRLLIMYENANKEFESISDKLQLSHACLVSGDFEVRRDKNGDKKDIIKAKQDQEKCSNLIKDELHGKHSVPPSGEINTDLQTTISNKNVSNLKIVRGEDNLSQDITRTRKLNLLEEIESNLNRDEQLCKDMAKQETNEQNKTAENTATKEDIINVSFNQTEEIPAENNKAIRKKEQTNKKNIKKNKMSKRKVTITKRINVRNSNEMKPKSYHIKHRVTVGTSTTVLSDNTTKRANEPNTNLSVKFSEKDDKQKHNAQEHCNDLKPIMKKIESIFAGIRHIPISTSTETNELSNRTDNYAPNNTGINHEVRERTPWPILRKNFSWSAGPRSKYNEMVNFPSLDLEIKQRVQSISQQTATIRKRRHENKALASLHVEVQKLLNMPILQSQQANQHPKENLNKQHKKFFQTIITESKVEEMPESSRRSEVDKGVGGSNAGKMKSEFEETPESLSSSWSMVDEEVCCCVENNVIKSENKERPELVDRGSLNSLKIFQNKMEPESKESLVNTFMLESCA, from the exons atgtgtaacGTAACACCTAAGAAAGTGGATGTGTCATGTTCATGCACAAAATGTGACTCTGTATTTTGTTTGGCAAAGGAGAATGATGCCAAGTCCTGCTCATGCGAGGACTGCTCAGGCTCCAAGAGCTGCCTGTTCTACTCATCAGTCGGCGTGTATGGGAGTCACTCGGACGCAACGAACGCTCGTTCTCCTTCAAGAACATTGCCGGGGGTGGTGTCCAATGTAGCTCGATACATAGCATCCAGTGTAGTTGGGTTAGTATCTCCTCAAACTATCAATTCAACATGTTGTGCGACATCGACAGCTACAAATGACACTGGTACTAATACAATAGATTTGTATAGAAAACTTAATTCGCCAAATTCGAAATGTAAAATGGAACAGATAAAGAAAACATACTTGACCCATAAAAAGAAAGTTAACGCACCTGTCTTAGCGTGCAATACAGATATCTGCCAACCAGATCAACAAgattttatacacaaaaaaaCTGTACCAAGTGATCGCACAACTGAAATATATAGAACTgagatattaaaacaaaaattgactGCGGAAGCACTTAAACCTATCTATGTGCCAACTTCAAGTTCAGataaaaaacctgaggaacaaaATTGTACTTTTGATAAATGTTCAAAATACATGTTAGAAAAACTCAAAGGAtatagtattaatttaaataaaaaaggtcaaGTCGAACAAATACCTCAAGCCACTCAGCCAATCAAAGAGCCAATCAAACCAGCCAAAACAGATTTCGAATTCACACATATATTGGATTCAAATTGGAATACAATTGAAATACCCGGAAACCAATATGCATCTCAGAATTGTGAATGTATTGTTTGTGTGGAAAATAAGAAAACTAAGGACGAGACCCTCGTATTAATGAATGAACCTCCTGGATATATACTTGATTTACCGAGAATTAAATtaccaaagaaatattttccCCACTCGAAGTCTTGCAGTTGTGAAGGTGAGAAATCAAAGTCACCTAAGAAACAGGAACAAAAGTGTGCTAGTATGTCTAAATCCCCACAAGGTTGTACATGTGATAACCCGAAGCCGAGCGAAGCAGAGCAATATGAATGTATGAAATGTACGGAAAGTACGAACGTTAAACTAGAGACTGCTGGATATGTAATTGATTTACCGATAAACAAAGTACCAATAAAAGAAAGTTGTGCtgataaattgaaaaaagaatgtTTTCCTAAATCAACCTTTTGTAGTTACAATTGCGAGGAACAAAAGCCTTTACATAAAGTTGAACAAAATAAACCGAAAATGGAATCGAAGGGAACCAGTCAATCACAGTTCTATTCAGAGAATACGGAGATTCAAAATACACAAGAACTGTTTCAAGTTAATCTTGAACCCCAGCTTGAACAAGTACATAAAGATGTAGGTAAAAAGGAAGGCTGTGAATTCAATGTAccaaaaaaaatgaaatatgaatCTAGTGGGTACGTCTTAgaactaaaacaatataaaccAACGAAAAACGCACAAGAATTAGTTAAAGATGTACTTGTGACACAAGGAAATGTTGTGAATGAACTACCAAATATGGATATGTTTAGGATAAAAGAATGCGagtgtaaaataaaaccaaaaagtaAGTGCGAACTATCTGGATGTCCGGTACCAAACAATGCACCTAAACAGATATGTACCGATGTAATACCTAAACCGAAATATGACGATGTTGTATGTTGCGACAAATGTGGtagttgtaaaaataaaaacgaaatgcCAGAATATGAAATGACACCTGAGAAGAAAAAGTGTGAATGTAGTGAATCAAAACTTGATTCATCCTCGACTACATGCGAGTTACCTAGACTTGTGCATTGTATGAACCCAGAACCTCAAGACGTATGCGGATGTTcagaatttgaaaaaaataaacgagcatatactgaaaataattcaaatatgaATATAGACTGTAAATGTAGAGCAACAGCAAAATGTAAATCATCTGGGTATGTGTTTGAATTACCGAAATACATACCTTGTCCATCAGCTCGGAAAGATAGTTGTGGATGTAAAGGGCTAGACAAAAATAGGGCAGGATCATATGGAAATGTGTTTGATTTACCAAAGCCTAGTCAAAAACGTTGTAAGTGTCCAGAATCTACAAAAAACATGTTTGATGTTAATCGAATTGAAATGTCATCTAACATtacgaataaaaataatgagaaaTGTGTGTGTAAAGGCACAGCCAAATGTAAACAATCTTCTATACCAGGGTATGTGGTTGATTTGCCAAAAAGTAAGACGGAATGTTGTGAGTGTCCTAAAAAACTAAAACCGATTGttgaaaaaaaatgtgattgtgATGATGCAAgcaaaaatgtaacaaataacaatCAAGAATTATGTCCCAGTCAAGATTTAGAAAAATTAGCTTCAAAGTGTAAAGTTAAACGACCTGGATATATTCTAGATTTACCGACAACCACGCCAGCAAAATATGATTGCGACTGTCGCGAGGCAAACAAGCAACCAATATGTATGCCTTCGCCAGAAACACCGAAAAAAAGCTGTGATTGTCCCGAACCAGAAGAAAAGATAGatttaagtaaatacatatacGTGATACCGAAACCTAAGCCACAAACAAATTGTTGTAAATGTCCTCAAACGGAACAAAATAAACCCACaccagaaacaaaaaaaagtagcTGTGGATGTCGTGAGGCAAAAAAGGTTGATCAACCAAAATGTACGCCTAAACCTGAAAGAAGGTGTGAATGTCCCGATACAGAAAATAAGGTAGATTTAAccaaatatgtatatgtgttaCCGGAACTACCGCGCACACCCAAGACGAAGTGCGAATGTCCCGAGATTAAGCCGAAAGCCACCTGTGGATGCCCTCGCGAAACGGTAGTATGTAAATCTAAACCAAAGTCACAAATAGACACGTGTAAGTGCCCTATTTCTAAAACACCAGAACTCGCAATGGATTCGTCCGGATTCGTGTTAGATTTGAAGGCATCATCAAAAAAAGGTTGTGTGTGTAACCCGTCAGAACAAAATAGATCCGAATTAGCCGGATATGTGTTAGAACTACCTCCATGTAAAACTACGGCTCATAAACCTGACAAATGTGAATGTACAACGAGAAAGAAATCAATATCAAAAGCCAGTCAAGTGTACCGAATTCAGACAACTGTCATGACTCCggaaacacaaaatatttgcaataaTATGCTTGGCAAACAATCGGATACACACGAGTtgcttaaacatttttatacccCATGCTCAACACCAATGAGACGTACtgatttatgtaaaaatatattgaaaacacAGACAGAAgcaattgaaatattaaaaaaggtatatttacCTCAAAAAGAATCACCCATAAACTCTGATGAACCTGACAAAAATCAAAATTTGCCTAGTGATGATAAAACAAAAGTCGCATGCCCTAAAGAATGTCAGATGACAGAAGCTGAAGCTGACGGAGCTGCAAATTTACTTAGTACAGCAATGCTTAGTGCAGAAGTGATGAATATGCCTTATACAGAATTAAACGATTCGTTAGGCCCCAAGCAATCCGATATGGAGAAACCAACAAAACTTtctaaatatgatattttaaaaagaatagaAGAAGCTTACAAAGCCTGTAGTTGTAAAGTTTGTGAATGTATTGCCGGTAAGGACAAAACCGAGCCTTGTGAATGCAATGAATGTCAAAGCTACAGAAAtcaaactgaaacaaaaaaatcaaatattggCATGGACATTAACAGCAAATATCAGTGCCAAAGTTGCACCACGAACACACGTTTCGGGTCTGAGCATGGAACAATTAATCATCAAATGTGTGATTGCAAACCTTGTAATTGTGTGGATTGTGAGAGAAGTATGGCGAAACTGTGTGCTTGCGAACCGTGCCAGTGTTTGCAATGTAAAACAAGAAGTATACACCAGAGACAAACTTTAGTAGTTGCGCCTGTTGGAAGAGAAGAGAATGTTCAACGTGTAGCATGTTCGTGTTCGCCGTGTGATTGCATCGAATGTGGACTCGTACACCCCCTGCCTTCTAACGTAATGCATGAAGTGTCAACGGGAACAAATAGACACGCTTTATGCAGATGCGAAATTTGCCTTAATGAACTTTGTGATCGTGGCGTTGATTCCTGTTCATGTCAAAGGCGAAATAAGGTTATGAGTAAGCCAGTTGAAAAAAGTACCCATGATTTCGATATACGAACAGCTACAACGAATAATAACAAACTCCTATATTCACGCAGAAGAAGAAAATCGTCAACCCACAATACCATAGCCATGTATGCAGCAGTACCAACGAATTACCATGCCTTAACTTCTAATGATGACGTATCAAGCAATGATCAAATGTGTAATTGTGATGAATGCGAATGTTTAAATTGCGTTTGTCAAGAGGAAACTTGGAAGGTTATGAACACAAAATCGTCTCAACTGTTTTCATCTTATAGAACAATAACAAAGTCCGATCTGAACGTCCCAAGCAAATCTATATTAAACTCTTATGAAGATTGTAAATCGCTAAGGTCATGTAGTTGCCAATTGTGTAAAAGACAGTATGATTACAGCCACACCTCCGCTTCCTATTTTACCGACGACTGCGAGTGTAAACCCTGTGAATGTGTAAATTGTGGAAAACATATAATATCTGACCGTTATCCGTCATATATGACATGTCAAAGCATAAAAGAAAATCCCAATCctggtaataaatataaaaaagaaatgcttGGTATTGCTAAGCCACTTATTAAAAAGGGTGAAGTATTAACTCCATCTACTCATACATTCAAAGTGCAAAATCAagctttacaaaaagaaaactcTAATGCATTAAGCGTGTCAGTAAAAGAAGTGACATCAAATAAAAGTTCAAGGCAAAAATCTCCAATAACTAGTATTTGTCATAAATTGACAAATGAAAGTCCACGGCTTTCTAAACAATCATCTGGAATGAGTCCGTCAATAAAAATAGGTTCCATAACAAATGCAAATATAGGCGACATAAAGAAGacacatattataaataaaaataactctaTAGATAATGAAATATCAAGTTACCTCTCTGGTTATTCGTCATTTAATACATCCCCTATCGCATCTGGTCACAGAAAATCCGGTGGCTGTACTAGTCCGATGTCGCGAAATAAATATAAGTCTTGGGAAAGCTCCTGCAATAGTTCTGGCCACGATTACCCggaatatttaatacaatttccaCAATCAACCTTAGATACTGGTTTAAACGATGTTATGGAATTAAACAGTAACCAAACAAAAAGTTCAGATAAATCAAATTTATCTCCAAAAAgatattcaaattataatattgataaattatcACACGATGATGTATCCACTAGGGAAAACACTAATACATTTAACTTCGAGAGGACTtccaataaacaaaatgaatttaaaaaatcacaaCAAAGACAAAAATACTATGATTCCAATAACAACTGTGACGAAATGTCCTCTTTCCGTGACCTACCAGAACATGCAGATGAACTTGCTATAAGTTCTCAATTTTACAAATTGGAAATGAAAAACAAGTCAAATTATCacaagaataaaaatatcaaacatatTACAGACAAGGATAATTTACGAGATCCTAGATATCTTACAGATAGCagatattcattaaaaaatgaTGGAAAGAAGAAAaacgattttaatttaaacaataaatttaatgattttcatcGGACTCGAAAAGTCTTTGATTCTAACATAGTGCAGAAAAAAACCGCCAGCGCTGTTTTGCCTGTGCCTAGAGAGGGACATAATTTGTGGCACCCAAAATGTGTACCGcatccatttttaattaataatactgaCATTATAAATGCAGCTGACCTTAAAAGAGTGCGCAAAACTCTTAAGGAAGCAAAGGAGTTTTCTTTAGAGTTGATGAGGCTTCtaattatgtatgaaaatgcaaataaagaatttgaaagTATATCTGATAAGCTGCAATTATCCCACGCATGTCTGGTTAGTGGTGATTTTGAAGTTAGGAGAGATAAAAACGGTGATAAAAAGGATATTATAAAGGCAAAACAAGATCAAGAAAAGTGCTCTAACTTAATTAAAGATGAGTTACATGGAAAGCACTCAGTACCACCATCTGGTGAAATTAATACAGATCTGCAAACCACCATATCTAACAAGAATGTTTCAAATTTGAAAATAGTTAGAGGTGAAGATAATTTGTCTCAAGATATAACTCGAACACGAAAACTAAATCTGTTAGAGGAAATTGAGTCCAATTTAAATAGAGATGAACAACTTTGTAAGGACATGGCAAAACAAGAAAccaatgaacaaaataaaacggCAGAAAATACTGCAACGAAAGAAGACATTATAAATGTCTCCTTCAATCAAACAGAAGAGATACCAGCTGAGAACAACAAAGCCATAAGAAAAAAAGAGcaaacaaataagaaaaatattaaaaaaaacaaaatgtcgaaACGTAAAGTAACCATAACAAAAAGGATTAATGTGCGAAACTCGAATGAAATGAAACCCAAATCATATCATATAAAACATCGCGTAACCGTTGGAACATCAACCACTGTACTATCTGATAACACTACAAAGAGAGCCAACGAGCCCAATACGAATCTATCGGTTAAATTTTCTGAAAAAGATGATAAACAAAAGCATAATGCACAAGAACATTGCAATGATTTAAAGCCGATTATGAAGAAAATAGAGAGCATTTTTGCAGGTATCAGACATATTCCTATATCGACTTCTACTGAAACTAATGAACTTAGTAACCGCACGGATAACTATGCGCCCAACAACACTGGAATCAACCAT GAAGTTAGAGAAAGAACTCCTTGGccaattttaagaaaaaacttcAGTTGGAGTGCTGGACCACGATCAAAGTATAATGAAATGGTTAATTTTCCGTCTTTGGaccttgaaataaaacaaagggtGCAGTCAATATCACAACAGACTGCTACAATCAGGAAGAGACGTCACGAAAATAAAGCATTA GCCAGTCTACATGTTGAAGTGCAGAAACTCTTGAATATGCCAATATTACAATCGCAACAGGCTAACCAACATCCGAAAGAAAACTTGAATAAGCAACACAAG AAATTCTTTCAGACAATAATAACGGAATCAAAGGTTGAAGAAATGCCGGAGTCGTCGCGCAGGAGTGAGGTGGATAAAGGAGTGGGTGGCAGTAACGCG